From a single Maylandia zebra isolate NMK-2024a linkage group LG3, Mzebra_GT3a, whole genome shotgun sequence genomic region:
- the LOC101477845 gene encoding butyrophilin-like protein 2, translating into MSAGTSASLCCGLLSACVLLVSAVHRNITVEPGQNVTLPCRAPNNTSSICVAEWSRADLGTDYVLFYREKRIDPDNQHPSFVNRVDLQDGEIKDGDVSLILKHVRANDTGTYHCRVVKCRQRQSLNIPTPPISSIQLTVVDPSGLQGGVSNGGSMIACVGLIAGLFVLVAEL; encoded by the exons ATGTCTGCTGGTACATCTGCGTCACTCTGCTGCGGTTTGCTGTCTGCCTGCGTCTTGCTGGTCTCTGCAG tcCATAGAAACATCACGGTTGAGCCCGGACAGAATGTCACTCTGCCATGTCGAGCTCCAAACAACACCTCGTCCATCTGCGTAGCAGAGTGGAGCAGGGCTGACCTCGGGACAGATTATGTCCTTTTTTACAGAGAGAAGCGAATTGATCCAGACAACCAGCATCCATCCTTTGTGAACCGGGTAGATCTGCAGGATGGGGAGATCAAagatggagacgtgtctttgattctgaagcATGTGAGGGCGAACGACACTGGAACGTACCATTGTCGTGTCGTTAAATGCCGTCAACGGCAGAGTCTTAATATTCCAACTCCCCCCATCAGCAGCATCCAGCTGACTGTTGTTGATCCttcag GTCTACAAGGAGGCGTCAGCAATGGAGGAAGCATGATTGCATGTGTTGGACTTATAGCTGGTCTGTTTGTTCTTGTTG CTGAACTCTGA